A stretch of the Lactuca sativa cultivar Salinas chromosome 9, Lsat_Salinas_v11, whole genome shotgun sequence genome encodes the following:
- the LOC111896798 gene encoding disease resistance protein RUN1 isoform X1, translating into MASCSSSCTTASPTANSYRYDVFLSFRGEDTRDSFTDHLYYALKRAGICTFRDNEEINRGEHLKPEIESAVKESRASIVVLSKNYATSTWCLDELLLILTQRRESSHFILPVFYHVDPSDVRNQNETFEIEVKASSKWTNDKVNLWRKALKEVADLAGMVLSGSETEFLKEIVGTIYNKLDRKQVHLPVNLTGMATRYKDIHSWLNGSNAEFLAICGMGGSGKTTLARYIVYSNSQNFESISILEDIGSRSKEPHDLLQIQEKLLADISGGKKRKIPSVCQGTFKIEEALQGKKALILLDDIIEPSQLVALLGSGHINKQSKILITTRDNNLGKWFESRSWRCQEYQMKLLDDDESLELLSRHAFGSKTLMEGYEELAKQVLKYCEGNPLALEVLGSSLAQDNSILFWKSTLSLLGRDIDVGIQRVLIRSYNSLPHESNKELFLHISCFFVGKDIDYVVKILEHDYSAVSGIKILTNRCLVSVSANKKLMMHPLLQEMGRTIVHQESPKDPAKRSRVWFSKDSYDVLRKGKGSNTMEGLALDKRMLQEERHAFKASHLKTDALQKMDKLKLLQLNFVQLTGSYENISEDLRWICWLGFHLRTIPSDLFMGNLVAIDMSSSSLEVFDPPMVLQSLQILNLKDSFNLIEIRNMSKIPHLETLILWNCHSLVRVCKTIGNLKSLVLLNMTGCENLCKREHKNLFVRMVASTFSGAVAEQPTFSFPHSLHQLFLKDCFLECTDSFPLSFSLQPSLQYLNLGNSLFEFLPCYDHLKNLRVLDLSLCSRLKWILCLPNTLEELYVYHCKSLERITFESPQFTLQEFGYEGCISLSEIEGFIKLVPVVKLEENDLGHMKWLKKYQNLEVCLVGDDEVTKGRSSCVQILYEFDIMSTSLPDVKDPNMEPMYLSKSSSLSFELPSFPKNKRLKGLDVTFKYSISGDDWSWFCKISTTNGVDLMYNPKVFGKPEFGNVGIWLSYWPIGNTLDTGDKVSISIVVMSGLEVHECGVSLVYTDDKEAAENLENNKGWVEILGGDLSGFQLSTGAFYLCRRDFFELMEVDRQTPDWFRILVGDTIDSTEVRGWRKTGRPKHMHQSFTELKTVRCIIHGPELEEIYNITEMSKSSFLDKTLKFTSSMLGETMKFARRPISKNTKIKFIQVTGCALSCYWCFYPPRFNNNPQLMHPLIVIFRIFITILLIMFFILRVDQLFDETEQYSASQEQEYESEPYSDCQEED; encoded by the exons ATGGCTTCCTGTTCTTCCTCCTGCACTACGGCTTCACCTACTGCTAATTCTTACAGATATGATGTTTTCCTAAGCTTTAGAGGCGAAGATACTCGTGATTCTTTTACAGATCATCTTTATTACGCATTAAAGCGAGCAGGAATTTGTACTTTTAGGGATAACGAAGAAATCAACAGAGGTGAACACCTGAAGCCAGAGATCGAGAGTGCAGTTAAAGAGTCTAGGGCTTCAATAGTTGTATTGTCAAAAAACTATGCAACGTCCACTTGGTGCCTAGACGAGCTTCTGTTAATCCTCACGCAAAGAAGGGAGTCCAGTCATTTCATTCTACCAGTTTTTTATCACGTTGATCCGTCTGACGTGAGGAATCAAAATGAAACCTTCGAAATCGAAGTCAAAGCCTCTTCAAAGTGGACAAATGATAAAGTCAACCTGTGGAGGAAAGCTCTTAAGGAGGTTGCTGATTTGGCCGGCATGGTTTTGTCTGG GTCTGAAACAGAGTTTCTAAAGGAAATTGTTGGCACCATATACAATAAACTAGATCGTAAACAAGTCCATCTTCCAGTCAATTTAACAGGGATGGCCACACGATACAAGGATATCCATTCTTGGTTAAATGGATCCAATGCAGAATTTTTAGCAATTTGTGGCATGGGAGGAAGCGGGAAGACAACGTTGGCCCGATACATTGTATACTCAAATAGCCAAAATTTTGAAAGCATTAGCATTCTTGAAGACATCGGTAGTAGATCTAAAGAACCACATGATCTACTTCAGATACAGGAAAAACTTTTAGCAGATATTTCAGGTGGAAAGAAGAGAAAAATACCTAGTGTTTGTCAAGGTACATTCAAGATTGAAGAGGCATTACAAGGGAAGAAAGCACTTATTCTTCTTGATGACATTATTGAACCGAGCCAGTTGGTAGCTTTACTAGGATCAGGGCATATTAACAAACAAAGCAAGATTTTAATAACAACTAGAGACAACAATCTAGGTAAATGGTTTGAGTCTAGGTCTTGGAGGTGTCAAGAGTACCAAATGAAATTACTGGATGATGATGAATCATTAGAGCTTTTGAGTCGACATGCCTTTGGATCCAAAACTCTGATGGAAGGTTACGAGGAGCTTGCAAAACAGGTATTGAAGTATTGTGAAGGAAATCCGTTGGCTCTAGAAGTGTTGGGTTCCTCTCTAGCGCAGGATAATAGCATCCTATTTTGGAAAAGTACATTGAGTTTACTGGGAAGAGATATTGATGTTGGAATTCAACGTGTACTTATCAGGAGCTACAACTCTTTGCCACATGAATCTAACAAAGAGTTATTTTTGCATATTTCTTGTTTCTTTGTCGGCAAAGACATAGATTATGTGGTGAAGATATTGGAGCATGATTACTCTGCTGTATCGGGGATCAAAATACTAACCAACAGATGCCTTGTGTCTGTTTCCGCAAACAAGAAACTAATGATGCACCCATTGCTTCAAGAGATGGGGAGAACAATAGTCCATCAAGAATCACCCAAAGACCCTGCAAAACGTAGTAGAGTCTGGTTTAGTAAGGATTCTTATGATGTTCTGCGAAAAGGAAAG GGTTCAAATACAATGGAAGGTCTAGCACTTGACAAGCGAATGTTACAGGAAGAGCGGCACGCATTCAAG GCATCCCACCTCAAGACAGATGCACTTCAAAAGATGGATAAACTAAAATTGCTCCAGCTAAATTTCGTGCAACTCACCGGGTCATACGAGAATATTTCAGAAGATTTAAGATGGATTTGCTGGCTTGGATTCCACTTAAGAACCATACCATCCGACTTATTCATGGGAAATTTGGTGGCTATAGACATGAGCTCTAGCAGCTTGGAAGTATTCGACCCACCCATG GTTCTTCAGTCGCTGCAGATTCTAAATCTTAAAGACTCGTTCAATCTAATAGAAATCCGCAACATGTCCAAGATTCCACATCTCGAGACTTTGATTCTTTGGAATTGTCATAGTCTGGTTCGTGTTTGTAAAACCATTGGTAACCTAAAAAGTCTTGTACTGTTGAACATGACAGGGTGTGAAAACTTGTGCAAAAGGGAGCACAAAAATTTGTTTGTAAGGATGGTAGCTTCTACTTTTAGTGGAGCAGTTGCAGAACAACCTACATTTTCCTTCCCACATTCATTACACCAATTATTCCTCAAGGATTGTTTTCTTGAGTGTACTGATTCTTTTCCTCTGAGTTTTAGCCTTCAACCATCTTTGCAGTACTTGAACTTAGGCAATAGTCTATTTGAGTTCCTCCCTTGTTATGATCATCTGAAAAACCTACGGGTCCTTGACTTATCTTTGTGCTCACGACTTAAATGGATTCTTTGTCTTCCAAATACACTTGAAGAATTGTATGTATATCACTGTAAATCTCTGGAGAGAATAACTTTCGAATCACCTCAATTCACATTACAAGAGTTTGGCTATGAAGGTTGCATAAGTTTGTCTGAAATTGAAGGCTTTATCAAATTGGTGCCTGTAGTCAAGCTTGAAGAAAATGATTTGGGACACATGAAGTGGCTAAAGAAATATCAAAATCTTGAGGTGTGCCTGGTTGGTGATGATGAGGTCACCAAAGGCAGAAGTTCGTGTGTCCAG ATATTGTATGAATTCGATATAATGAGCACATCTCTTCCAGACGTAAAGGATCCAAACATGGAGCCTATGTATCTATCAAAATCGTCATCTTTGTCCTTTGAATTGCCTTCATTTCCCAAGAATAAGAGGCTCAAAGGACTTGATGTAACTTTCAAGTACTCAATATCCGGTGATGATTGGTCATGGTTTTGTAAAATCAGTACAACCAATGGTGTTGATTTGATGTACAACCCCAAAGTCTTTGGCAAACCTGAATTTGGTAATGTTGGTATATGGTTAAGCTATTGGCCAATTGGTAATACATTGGACACCGGAGATAAAGTTAGTATCTCTATTGTTGTAATGAGTGGATTGGAGGTACATGAATGTGGTGTGAGCCTTGTTTACACTGATGATAAAGAAGCTGCAGAAAATTTGGAAAATAACAAGGGATGGGTAGAAATTCTTGGAGGAGATTTGTCTGGATTTCAATTAAGCACAGGAGCGTTCTATCTTTGTCGCCGTGATTTCTTTGAGTTAATGGAGGTTGATAGACAGACTCCTGATTGGTTTAGAATTTTAGTTGGAGATACCATAGACTCTACAG AGGTACGAGGATGGAGAAAGACAGGTCGACCTAAGCACATGCATCAATCATTTACAGAGTTGAAAACTGTTAGATGCATCATCCATGGTCCTGAATTG GAGGAAATTTACAATATCACAGAGATGTCAAAATCATCTTTTCTAGATAAAACTTTGAAGTTCACATCAAGTATGCTAGGGGAGACAATGAAATTTGCTAGAAGACCCATatcaaaaaatacaaaaataaag TTTATTCAGGTAACTGGATGTGCCCTTTCATGTTATTGGTGCTTCTATCCTCCCCGCTTCAACAACAACCCACAACTCATGCATCCACTGATCGTTAT
- the LOC111896798 gene encoding disease resistance protein RUN1 isoform X2 has product MASCSSSCTTASPTANSYRYDVFLSFRGEDTRDSFTDHLYYALKRAGICTFRDNEEINRGEHLKPEIESAVKESRASIVVLSKNYATSTWCLDELLLILTQRRESSHFILPVFYHVDPSDVRNQNETFEIEVKASSKWTNDKVNLWRKALKEVADLAGMVLSGSETEFLKEIVGTIYNKLDRKQVHLPVNLTGMATRYKDIHSWLNGSNAEFLAICGMGGSGKTTLARYIVYSNSQNFESISILEDIGSRSKEPHDLLQIQEKLLADISGGKKRKIPSVCQGTFKIEEALQGKKALILLDDIIEPSQLVALLGSGHINKQSKILITTRDNNLGKWFESRSWRCQEYQMKLLDDDESLELLSRHAFGSKTLMEGYEELAKQVLKYCEGNPLALEVLGSSLAQDNSILFWKSTLSLLGRDIDVGIQRVLIRSYNSLPHESNKELFLHISCFFVGKDIDYVVKILEHDYSAVSGIKILTNRCLVSVSANKKLMMHPLLQEMGRTIVHQESPKDPAKRSRVWFSKDSYDVLRKGKGSNTMEGLALDKRMLQEERHAFKASHLKTDALQKMDKLKLLQLNFVQLTGSYENISEDLRWICWLGFHLRTIPSDLFMGNLVAIDMSSSSLEVFDPPMVLQSLQILNLKDSFNLIEIRNMSKIPHLETLILWNCHSLVRVCKTIGNLKSLVLLNMTGCENLCKREHKNLFVRMVASTFSGAVAEQPTFSFPHSLHQLFLKDCFLECTDSFPLSFSLQPSLQYLNLGNSLFEFLPCYDHLKNLRVLDLSLCSRLKWILCLPNTLEELYVYHCKSLERITFESPQFTLQEFGYEGCISLSEIEGFIKLVPVVKLEENDLGHMKWLKKYQNLEVCLVGDDEVTKGRSSCVQILYEFDIMSTSLPDVKDPNMEPMYLSKSSSLSFELPSFPKNKRLKGLDVTFKYSISGDDWSWFCKISTTNGVDLMYNPKVFGKPEFGNVGIWLSYWPIGNTLDTGDKVSISIVVMSGLEVHECGVSLVYTDDKEAAENLENNKGWVEILGGDLSGFQLSTGAFYLCRRDFFELMEVDRQTPDWFRILVGDTIDSTEVRGWRKTGRPKHMHQSFTELKTVRCIIHGPELFIQVTGCALSCYWCFYPPRFNNNPQLMHPLIVIFRIFITILLIMFFILRVDQLFDETEQYSASQEQEYESEPYSDCQEED; this is encoded by the exons ATGGCTTCCTGTTCTTCCTCCTGCACTACGGCTTCACCTACTGCTAATTCTTACAGATATGATGTTTTCCTAAGCTTTAGAGGCGAAGATACTCGTGATTCTTTTACAGATCATCTTTATTACGCATTAAAGCGAGCAGGAATTTGTACTTTTAGGGATAACGAAGAAATCAACAGAGGTGAACACCTGAAGCCAGAGATCGAGAGTGCAGTTAAAGAGTCTAGGGCTTCAATAGTTGTATTGTCAAAAAACTATGCAACGTCCACTTGGTGCCTAGACGAGCTTCTGTTAATCCTCACGCAAAGAAGGGAGTCCAGTCATTTCATTCTACCAGTTTTTTATCACGTTGATCCGTCTGACGTGAGGAATCAAAATGAAACCTTCGAAATCGAAGTCAAAGCCTCTTCAAAGTGGACAAATGATAAAGTCAACCTGTGGAGGAAAGCTCTTAAGGAGGTTGCTGATTTGGCCGGCATGGTTTTGTCTGG GTCTGAAACAGAGTTTCTAAAGGAAATTGTTGGCACCATATACAATAAACTAGATCGTAAACAAGTCCATCTTCCAGTCAATTTAACAGGGATGGCCACACGATACAAGGATATCCATTCTTGGTTAAATGGATCCAATGCAGAATTTTTAGCAATTTGTGGCATGGGAGGAAGCGGGAAGACAACGTTGGCCCGATACATTGTATACTCAAATAGCCAAAATTTTGAAAGCATTAGCATTCTTGAAGACATCGGTAGTAGATCTAAAGAACCACATGATCTACTTCAGATACAGGAAAAACTTTTAGCAGATATTTCAGGTGGAAAGAAGAGAAAAATACCTAGTGTTTGTCAAGGTACATTCAAGATTGAAGAGGCATTACAAGGGAAGAAAGCACTTATTCTTCTTGATGACATTATTGAACCGAGCCAGTTGGTAGCTTTACTAGGATCAGGGCATATTAACAAACAAAGCAAGATTTTAATAACAACTAGAGACAACAATCTAGGTAAATGGTTTGAGTCTAGGTCTTGGAGGTGTCAAGAGTACCAAATGAAATTACTGGATGATGATGAATCATTAGAGCTTTTGAGTCGACATGCCTTTGGATCCAAAACTCTGATGGAAGGTTACGAGGAGCTTGCAAAACAGGTATTGAAGTATTGTGAAGGAAATCCGTTGGCTCTAGAAGTGTTGGGTTCCTCTCTAGCGCAGGATAATAGCATCCTATTTTGGAAAAGTACATTGAGTTTACTGGGAAGAGATATTGATGTTGGAATTCAACGTGTACTTATCAGGAGCTACAACTCTTTGCCACATGAATCTAACAAAGAGTTATTTTTGCATATTTCTTGTTTCTTTGTCGGCAAAGACATAGATTATGTGGTGAAGATATTGGAGCATGATTACTCTGCTGTATCGGGGATCAAAATACTAACCAACAGATGCCTTGTGTCTGTTTCCGCAAACAAGAAACTAATGATGCACCCATTGCTTCAAGAGATGGGGAGAACAATAGTCCATCAAGAATCACCCAAAGACCCTGCAAAACGTAGTAGAGTCTGGTTTAGTAAGGATTCTTATGATGTTCTGCGAAAAGGAAAG GGTTCAAATACAATGGAAGGTCTAGCACTTGACAAGCGAATGTTACAGGAAGAGCGGCACGCATTCAAG GCATCCCACCTCAAGACAGATGCACTTCAAAAGATGGATAAACTAAAATTGCTCCAGCTAAATTTCGTGCAACTCACCGGGTCATACGAGAATATTTCAGAAGATTTAAGATGGATTTGCTGGCTTGGATTCCACTTAAGAACCATACCATCCGACTTATTCATGGGAAATTTGGTGGCTATAGACATGAGCTCTAGCAGCTTGGAAGTATTCGACCCACCCATG GTTCTTCAGTCGCTGCAGATTCTAAATCTTAAAGACTCGTTCAATCTAATAGAAATCCGCAACATGTCCAAGATTCCACATCTCGAGACTTTGATTCTTTGGAATTGTCATAGTCTGGTTCGTGTTTGTAAAACCATTGGTAACCTAAAAAGTCTTGTACTGTTGAACATGACAGGGTGTGAAAACTTGTGCAAAAGGGAGCACAAAAATTTGTTTGTAAGGATGGTAGCTTCTACTTTTAGTGGAGCAGTTGCAGAACAACCTACATTTTCCTTCCCACATTCATTACACCAATTATTCCTCAAGGATTGTTTTCTTGAGTGTACTGATTCTTTTCCTCTGAGTTTTAGCCTTCAACCATCTTTGCAGTACTTGAACTTAGGCAATAGTCTATTTGAGTTCCTCCCTTGTTATGATCATCTGAAAAACCTACGGGTCCTTGACTTATCTTTGTGCTCACGACTTAAATGGATTCTTTGTCTTCCAAATACACTTGAAGAATTGTATGTATATCACTGTAAATCTCTGGAGAGAATAACTTTCGAATCACCTCAATTCACATTACAAGAGTTTGGCTATGAAGGTTGCATAAGTTTGTCTGAAATTGAAGGCTTTATCAAATTGGTGCCTGTAGTCAAGCTTGAAGAAAATGATTTGGGACACATGAAGTGGCTAAAGAAATATCAAAATCTTGAGGTGTGCCTGGTTGGTGATGATGAGGTCACCAAAGGCAGAAGTTCGTGTGTCCAG ATATTGTATGAATTCGATATAATGAGCACATCTCTTCCAGACGTAAAGGATCCAAACATGGAGCCTATGTATCTATCAAAATCGTCATCTTTGTCCTTTGAATTGCCTTCATTTCCCAAGAATAAGAGGCTCAAAGGACTTGATGTAACTTTCAAGTACTCAATATCCGGTGATGATTGGTCATGGTTTTGTAAAATCAGTACAACCAATGGTGTTGATTTGATGTACAACCCCAAAGTCTTTGGCAAACCTGAATTTGGTAATGTTGGTATATGGTTAAGCTATTGGCCAATTGGTAATACATTGGACACCGGAGATAAAGTTAGTATCTCTATTGTTGTAATGAGTGGATTGGAGGTACATGAATGTGGTGTGAGCCTTGTTTACACTGATGATAAAGAAGCTGCAGAAAATTTGGAAAATAACAAGGGATGGGTAGAAATTCTTGGAGGAGATTTGTCTGGATTTCAATTAAGCACAGGAGCGTTCTATCTTTGTCGCCGTGATTTCTTTGAGTTAATGGAGGTTGATAGACAGACTCCTGATTGGTTTAGAATTTTAGTTGGAGATACCATAGACTCTACAG AGGTACGAGGATGGAGAAAGACAGGTCGACCTAAGCACATGCATCAATCATTTACAGAGTTGAAAACTGTTAGATGCATCATCCATGGTCCTGAATTG TTTATTCAGGTAACTGGATGTGCCCTTTCATGTTATTGGTGCTTCTATCCTCCCCGCTTCAACAACAACCCACAACTCATGCATCCACTGATCGTTAT